The Patagioenas fasciata isolate bPatFas1 chromosome 21, bPatFas1.hap1, whole genome shotgun sequence genomic sequence cccaactgttttgctttgtctttttcatttcagcagagttgtatcttctcactgtcatgtcctacgaccgctacgttgccatctgcaaacccctgtactacgggaccctcctgggcagcagagcttgtgtccacatggcagcagctgcctgggccactgggtttctcaatgctctgctgcacacggccaatacattttcactgcccctgtgcaagggcaatgccctgggccagttcttctgtgaaatcccccagatcctcaagctctcctgctcacattcCTATCTCAGGGAAATTGGACTTCTTGTGATTTGTATATTagcagcatttgggtgttttgtgttcatcgtggtgtcctatgtgcagatcttgagggccgtgctgaggatcccctctgagcagggacggcacaaaaccttttccacctgcctccctcacctggccgtggtctcccttttcatcagcactggcatgtttgcctacctgaagcccctctccatctcctccccatccgtGAACCTGACGATGGCCATTCTGTACTCGGTTGTGCCTCCAGttgtgaaccccctcatctacagcatgaggaaccaggagctcaaggatgccctgtggaaactgatgactgcatttcttttgaagatataaactgcctctgtcttcttctatataagagttataaTGTAACACCTTGCAGATTCATCAAGT encodes the following:
- the LOC136110722 gene encoding olfactory receptor 14A16-like — encoded protein: MSNSSSITQFLLLLFTDTQELQLLHFWLFLGIYLAALLGNGLIITTIAWVQHLHTPMYFFLLNLALLDLGSISTSLPKSMANSLWNTRDISYMGCAAQLFCFVFFISAELYLLTVMSYDRYVAICKPLYYGTLLGSRACVHMAAAAWATGFLNALLHTANTFSLPLCKGNALGQFFCEIPQILKLSCSHSYLREIGLLVICILAAFGCFVFIVVSYVQILRAVLRIPSEQGRHKTFSTCLPHLAVVSLFISTGMFAYLKPLSISSPSVNLTMAILYSVVPPVVNPLIYSMRNQELKDALWKLMTAFLLKI